Genomic window (Cololabis saira isolate AMF1-May2022 chromosome 10, fColSai1.1, whole genome shotgun sequence):
tttaacattcagtgtattgtgtgctttctgggattttccgcataactgtgcaaaaacggcgcacctggtttggtggcgggccgtgacgtcagggcccgctaaatcaccgccccctccacccagctccctgcctccgctcctctccagcgcaccataaaggctgatttatggttccgcgttacaccgacgcagagcctacggcgtaaggttacgcggcgacgcgcaccatacgctgaaccctacggcgtaggctctgcgtcgatttaacgcggaaccataaatgaggcttaacaaggagctgtttagagcctcttttgttctaatcaccggaggaaaactgctaagaagacccgcggccactgactggacttaagataaggggacagtgctgcttgcatgcctttatttttatgattgtttgctgtggttcgccctcctgcttttccgtgcatgcttcgcctgtcgctctcggcttaatgccgcgttccatttacctcggaaataggaactgggaactgggaatagcagccatctttgaatggtaactggggggtggtgaagcttctcccactttcccagtgggaaatcccacttcgaggggcgtttcagttgaaaattccgactgggaactagtaaatccccacttccgaggacaaatggaacgcggcataactctccgacgccgctgtgagcgtatggctggaggaggaggaggtttggaggaggagcggagcaatgattgacaggaaaggggggaaaggaagcatttttcacggggcaaaaaaacactgtaataaaaagccaggaaaagagtactagagtgaagtttttcttgttacactcttttagacacatttgagggatgttggccaagacttttaatagtgttaaaagcatgttcaaaatgatgtcacaatacctttaaggccatgcaggagaaaaaatatttgagatgggaagatttctttttattgtgcacacaagattaatgttgaaatacaatttcgttaATAAATTCgatatttcgccttttttctcaacatttcgacttttttctcgaaattgtacttcaacattaatctggacatttcaacctttttctcgatttctattcaattcaattcaattttatttatatagcgtctaataaaacaaaagttgtctctagacgctttccagagacccatacccagaacatgacccccaagcaattattacataaacaatggcaggtaaaaactcccctagtgggagaaaaaccttaagccaaacagtggcaagaaaaaactcccctttaggagggaagaaaccttgagcaggaccaggctcataaggggggaccctcctgccgagggccagaccgggggtcggggacggcaacagcacagcaggcaggtggaagcagcaacgggatgaccaggggtggggaccacaggccagcacgcagctcccgaagctccggcccaatcagcaagtcccaggttaggtgcagggtcggggaaaggttgaaaaggggcagggccagggagaggagtattgagggacgaaccttctcccccacccaaaaggggccgttaccctgcccccctcactcccacactgcaggatccggtgttttgcattcagagatgctcttcgccaccggcagaggatgctgcaacatgtacaaaagagaaaaaagagaagagaagggggggccagcacaagaaactacaggagtgactctaacacactagagtttacactacctagagatttaccaacaccagctagaggtttactaaacactaactataggctttactaaacagaaaggttttaagtttagttttaaaggtggaggtggtgtcagcctccttaacccagattggaagttggttccatagtaatggtgcctgatagcagaacgccctccaaatctacatttggatactctaggaactacgagtaaacctgcactctgggagcggagagctctgccaggaacataaggcactatcaggtcttgcaaataatgctcgacatttcgacttttctcaaagtgcataatgaaaaaaaaatcttcctcctgtaaaatattatttttatttttctcctgtctggcccttatactcttccgtagtgtgttgagtgtactgctgctgcacaaagtgaattaccctattgagggagaaataaaggataatcttatcttatctcttattGTTTTAAACGCAGCCAGTGTTAGAAAGTGACAGTTTTGTTGTCGTTCCAGGACCGAGACGAATGTCTTGAACTATCTAGTTTGTGTGGAGATCAGCATAAGTGTCTAAACACTCCAGGTAATTCACATGAATACATTTCCCACCAAACATTATTGTTGTTAGCAGATGAGACGATAGAAAAGTGCTAAACAGGTCTTTCCTTCTGGTTTCTCCTCCTCTGCTACGACCAGGAGGATTCAGGTGTCAGGACATGACTGTAAGAGACGCCAACTCCGGGATGTGTGGCCGGGGCTACTTTTTCAACTCGGACATGGACGAGTGCCAGGCCTGCAACGAGTGTGACGGCGAGTCCACGGTTTCCCCCTGCAGCTTCGTGGCCGACGCCGTCTGCGCCAGCCCTGCGGCCGGCGGCGGTGGCGGCGCCATGTCGCAGTCCTGGGCCGGAGACCTGAGCCTGCAGGGGGCCGGGGAGAAGCAGGGGACGGAGCTCCAGATCCAGGGAGCCGGCCGCGCCGGTCTGGTCTCCGCCAAGGACGGGCGGCTGCTCCTGCGGCAGCACGGCCTGGTCTGGCTGGACGGGACTCTGGCCGTGAGCCACGGCTGCCGCAGCTTCGTCCAGCTGTGTCTCCGCATCAACGAGACGGAGGGCGGCGAGGGCCGCGAGCTGAGCGGCGTGCGGGTGGAGCAGCGCGAGCGGCGCTCCCTTCAGGGCGTCAGCATCAGCGGGGTGGTGGAGGTCGCCCCGGGCCACGTCATCTCCCTGTCCCTGCGGAGCGCCAGCCCCCACTGCAACCAGAGCGGGGAAGGCCTGCAGCTGTACGAGCCGCCGGCCGAGCCGCTCAGCCTGCTCTGGGTCTCCCACGACACCGGGGCCGTCGCCATGACGGCGCAGGCCATGGTCTCCGTGCAGTACCACACCAACTACCGGCCGGTGTTCAGTGTCACCTCCACCTCCGACGCGTACGTGGTGAGCCTGACGCACGACGGCCGCGGGGTCCGCTTCACGGAGAGCGGCGCCGTGCGCTTCGTCTTCCAGCAGGCGCTGTACTCCATGGGCCAGGCGTGCGTCAGCGACGGCTTCCAGCTGGCGGCGTACCTCAACCACAACGGCACCGCCGCCGAGCTGCTGCGCGTCTTCAAGCCGGGCGTCCACTATAGAGACACGTCCATATCCCTGTCCGGCGCCGCCCGGGTCGGCCCCGGGGACTCCATCGCCTTCGAGATCCTCTCCCCCGCTCAGTGCAACGTGCGCTTCTTCGGGGACGAGACGGGCATCAGCCTGCTGAGTCTGTTCTGGGTCCCCGCCGCCATCTCCTCCTCCCTGTCGGCCTCCGTGGCCAGCACGGGCCTGCCGTCCGGGGCGGTCAAAAACAAGCCTCTGTTCTTCCAGCAGACCAGCCCCCCGGTGCCCCAGATGGGCCTCAGGGAGCGGGGCCCCGCGGGGGCCCACGTGCAGCACCCGCGGGCCTTCGTCTTCAGGGAGCGCGGCACCGTCAGCCTGGCCCTGGACCTCAAGCTCATCCACTCCTGCAGCCTGGTCAAGGTGACCCTGCTCAGGCAGAGGGAGGCCCCGGGGTCGGGGGCGGGGGCCCCGGAGCCGGAGGGGTCCCACCCCACCCCGCTGTCCCAGCAGGTGGCCGGCCAGATGCCCGAAGGCAGCCAGTGGACCAGCATGAGTCTCCGGGCCTCCTTCCAGGTTCACAACGGCACGGCGGTGTTTTTCCTGCTGGACTGCGTGCGAGGACGCGTCAACCAGATCAGCCACGAGACAGGAAGTGGGGTGTCCGTCCTGTGGGTGGCCGCCTGATGGAGGAACGGCTCTACCTCGTCTGTTTTTACACCAGGAAGCCTGGACATTCCCACCAGACGGAGGTCATGGATCAGAGGGGGGTCTGTACGCAGGGTGGGGGTCTGACTGTTGGAGGTGACGGAGGAGACGGAGGTGTACGGCCTTCTGTTTATGAACGACACCATTTATACGTTGCTGAACTTTGGAAACCACCCGTATTTacctttttgttttactttttatttaaggAGGTAGCTGCTAACCCGGAGGTCAATGATAGCGATGATAAACATGCATCCACCTTTAGGACTCATTTACACAACCACCTCCTCCTGTTCATCATTCTAGGGGCTGGAGTTTTGACACGCAGCCGCACACGCAGCCGCCAACGCAGGCGCCCACACAGCCCCCCCATGCAGTCGTCCACGCAGCCCCCCATGCAGTCGTCCACGCAGCCGCCCACGCAGCCCCCACGCAGTCGTCCACGCAGCCCCCCACGCAGCCCCCACGCAGCCCCCACGCAGTCGTACATGCAGCCATGCAGCCCCCACGCAGCCCCCCACGCGGCCGTCCACGCAGCCCCCCATGCAGCCGTCCACGCAGCCCCCCACGCAGGCGCCCAAGATCACTAACCAAAGGTCTGAATTTTACTTAGGTACAAAAATCGAAGCAACAACGAGCAATATCTTTATTTCATGCGACCCAGCTGGTCCCCCTTGGTCCCTCTTTGTCCCCCGGGTCCCTCCTTGTCCCCCCATATCCCTTCCTGGTGCCCAGCATCTTTTTAACTCCGGACTTTTGGGTGCACGTGTTATTTGAGACTAATGATCATCTGTGAACGATCGTGGTTGGTGCTTTCTGCTCTTTTTCTGAGCCCATAAGTCCTTGTTGTTTGTGTACCAGACACAAATGGGACGCGCATTCTCACCACCCTGGGACGTGCACCCTCACCACCCTGGGACGTGCACTATCACCGccctactactactagtacttacatctgagagaacaaacacaccatttgtgcagcaattagggttaaggccttgctcaggggcccaaggtggttcatcttggtttccattccaggacttgaacctgggATCCTTTAGACTCAagaccacctctgtagccactagactaccactccctGGGACGTGCCCTCTCACCTACCGGGACGTGCACTCTCACCACCCGGGACGTGCACTCTCACCACCCGGGACGTGCACTCTCACCGCCCGGGACGTGCACTCTCACCACCGTGGGTTCAGATTTCCAAACACTTTGAAGAGCAGGCAGCCATATATCAGCCACACCTCTGTTCTCCATTAGGACCAACAGCACGGTGACGACGTCACGCACTGAACGTCTGCAAACTCAGATCCTCGGCCCTCTCGGGTTCAAGAGGGCGCACAAGCCTGCCGTTTCCTTCCCGCAtttcaaagctgcagaaacGCCGCAGCAGTCTGGTGGTGACGACGACAAACGTCCCCTGGAACGATATCCTCCCCCGACCCTACGAGTGCTGACGGCCTCTCTCTGGTTTCAGTTGAAGTCTGGGCCAGAAATATCTCCCCAAACTCCACCTGTAGTTATAAACCTATCGCTAACTGCACCTTCtccaaacatttaaaatatgGATTATTTAAAAAGCATGCATGAGTAACTTTTATCTAATACTAGTACTATATTCTAGACCCACAGTAATGGCTCCTCACAAGTATATCTGCCTGTATTCATGCGTCCTCCTGCTTGAGCTTTGTTTCTTATTTTCCAAATGTTTCCCGCTCATCCGTCTTTTATTCATCAGTCGCTCCCTCTGTTAACGCCAAAGGTCCTCTCATCGAGTGCAGCTTCTTCTGCTGGTGCTGGTTTCTTGTTTCAGAGCGAGTTAAGAGCTCTTCACTAGTTTCTGATGTGAATACCTTCTGCATGCCTTTATCAATGAGCACCTTGCACATGTACACCTACATTTTATCCCTAaacaatgctgttttttttttgtttttttttctcttttctgccatgtcttgactttttatcccttatcttgattttattatttctgtttaattATAAAACtatagcactttgagattcccagtaatgtaaagtgcattataaataaaatgtattattattattattattacgggCCACCAATGCATCagaataaacttatttaattaatACTTTACAGTATATTATCATTTACAATTAAAATGCAATGACATGtatatttgatgtttttttttttaaatatgcaataaaATATTTGTGCTACCAGATCACTGCAGACTACCATCACGTCTGTGGTGCAGAGACTCAATCACGGCCGTAAACCAGGTGTTTCTTATTATTCATCAAGGCGCAGCGCCTTTTTCATTAATCTAAACGGTTGAAGCGATATTAACAGGAGAGTTAACCTGCTAATGGCCTTCCTGCTCATTACTACAAGTCAGAGCCAGAATACTGGTGCTCTGCTTTTGGCACAAGATCAGAAAGGATCAATACGATCCTGCGCACACGTTTTATGAAAACCAGGAGGCCACTTGATGTTAGTATTTCAGCCTTTGAAGTCATAACTTCCAGGTCAGAGTATGCTTTCGGTTAGTGGATAAATCACCACTCGTCTGGGGTTTACGCTTCCAAGCGGCCCCGGAGCCTCCAGGACCCCCACCCCGACTATTAGGAATTAACAATTTGCCGCACAACTCGTACAAAAGCACGCACACGCTTTGTCAAAGAGCCTCTGGGAGGGAGAGCAGAGATGTTAAGCAGACGCGAGGCGACTCCAGGCGAACCGGAGCCCCTCCTGGGTGAAGAGTGATGGCTCCTGCGTGTTgtaggagagagagaaagataaatatttaacccttgtgctgccttcgggtcaaaatgatctaattctcctatcctttcctcctgctctctccttccttctcccttcctcttttctcccttccttccttctatactcccttccttccttccttcctttcctcccttccttgcttcttttctcccctcgtacattctttcattgttttctccTTTACTTCCTTCATTctcttttccccttccttctttcctcctttccttccttccttccttcttttctccctcccttccttctttccttctttcctcccttccttccttccttccttctttcttttttcccttccttccttctttccttccttctctcctcccttcttcccttccttccttcttttctcccttccttccttcttttctctcttccttcttttctcccttccttctttcttttctcccttccttccttctttcttttctcccttccttccttcttttctcccttccttccttcttttctcccttccttccttctttcattccttccttccttcttcctcccttctttccttctttttcccttccttccttccttctttcattccttccttctttcctcccttcttcccttcctccttccttgacccgaagacagcacaagggttaaagcagAGGGCCCAGAGTTGCTTAGTATAGATTTTAGCGCCTCATCTGGTGCGGCTGCTCGGCCCGGGCTCCGGCTCTGTGGATAACAGAGTACAGATGGACAAAGTATGCATGAACATTTCCCTGGAGGGTGCACGTATTTACATCGAGGCATTGTTACAATCAAGTGATACTCACATTCCTATCCAAGCATGCCCTCCCGCTCCCATCACTAGTACTCTTGGGAAAGTCCCTTACATACATTTGGAAATGTAAAGTGGATACAACAGAAAGCGAGCCTGTGTACATGAACACA
Coding sequences:
- the LOC133453116 gene encoding uncharacterized protein LOC133453116, which produces MARISAAFSLFLITVLCEGGAAEPCRGPRCLPGPCVGAQCQGRTGAPPPRRLQPHPAQSRAGLRHPNYQQDALLGQHQAQRTPAAAYTVVQPQHGGYAQRAGADGTRRTNPRTVTAEVFHPGCAGGSCPTTVSHRPRGAEGAAGGCAGPGCPPPQQQVSSPVRVTERAAQFLEDSGSERGAWIQLTCDMKPGTNEVPSEDAIVLQLQLSKSQEKLVDALQGQQAEVRELQRLLAEQQGALVSQQREILEQQRTMSQQMEQVKAQYNMLMDSFKQTSFQNLQGEQDSPVVSMDTMSGGVEGLQTQQALSLHKVDMEASVMEVGRRQRACGSCGPEEYCAYGTGRPRCEKCTVCPPGFFLVAQCSVHADRICQDRDECLELSSLCGDQHKCLNTPGGFRCQDMTVRDANSGMCGRGYFFNSDMDECQACNECDGESTVSPCSFVADAVCASPAAGGGGGAMSQSWAGDLSLQGAGEKQGTELQIQGAGRAGLVSAKDGRLLLRQHGLVWLDGTLAVSHGCRSFVQLCLRINETEGGEGRELSGVRVEQRERRSLQGVSISGVVEVAPGHVISLSLRSASPHCNQSGEGLQLYEPPAEPLSLLWVSHDTGAVAMTAQAMVSVQYHTNYRPVFSVTSTSDAYVVSLTHDGRGVRFTESGAVRFVFQQALYSMGQACVSDGFQLAAYLNHNGTAAELLRVFKPGVHYRDTSISLSGAARVGPGDSIAFEILSPAQCNVRFFGDETGISLLSLFWVPAAISSSLSASVASTGLPSGAVKNKPLFFQQTSPPVPQMGLRERGPAGAHVQHPRAFVFRERGTVSLALDLKLIHSCSLVKVTLLRQREAPGSGAGAPEPEGSHPTPLSQQVAGQMPEGSQWTSMSLRASFQVHNGTAVFFLLDCVRGRVNQISHETGSGVSVLWVAA